The following is a genomic window from Tursiops truncatus isolate mTurTru1 chromosome 7, mTurTru1.mat.Y, whole genome shotgun sequence.
TGTATATTCTTAATATAAAGACCACAGCTCAGAAGTGTGTCTCTGTAGCacttgcatttccatacactaaATAGATAACTCTAGACTATAATTAAATGGCTCCAACTACAGGCTaataagccacacacacacacacacccaaaaacTCACAAAATTTAAACACATAAATGGACACATAGCCTTTAAACAAAGTTGTTTCCTtcagaaaacatattttgttataacaCCAAGGAAATGTTTAAGGGCAAAAATAAAAGATGGCAACATGCTCCAAATACTTCTGAAGGAAAAAGTTATTGTGAAACCCTACAGATACGGATCAACAAACCAATTACCTATTTGTTGACCACACTGGTACTTATGCTAACTGGAGTCATATTCTTgtaaatcaaagagaaatttaaaactgtGTTTTTCCAACTGTAATTTTAATGTAGTAATCTAAGTATGTGGTGTAAAAAgttagtattcaataaataagaAGGGTAACTCATACCTTAAATTCCTCCaagattttgtaatttttcccATGATATTCACAAGAGTTTTTCACTTCCTTGCACTCAGGACAGCATCCATTGTGTTCCACTTTAGTACATTTTGGGTGAATTTTAGGGCATTCTGGCTGGTCACAAACAGGTCCATCCAGAGCACAGACACATGGACAGTTGGAATGCCCTGGGAAAAATCGTTCTCCCAACTTGTACACAAAGCCGCTGTCATCCACACACCCTTTCCCTCGATAGTCATCAAAAATCAGATTGTCATTACTGGAAGTCTGGTCACCTTCATCAGCAGGATAGTCTTCATGACTGATGGCAGCAGAGGTGACCAATCTGGGGATGACCAACAGAAGTATGCAAGCTTCATGAATATGAAGAGCCATCCCCCTCCTCAAAGGATTCTGGATGTTCTCCTAATATTAGATATACTCAGCTCCTTCCATGAGAATACAAGAGGGGCaggctgaaaaataaatatttaaaaagaataatttgacATATATAAAGAGAATATAGATTCATTTAAACCCATGCTCTTAacatgtttatttgagatctatTTGGAAGCTACTAAGACCTCAAATCGACTAAGTTCATGCAACTATCTACACTTTATTATGAAGTTTGGACAGTTGATCCTTGGCAATATATGCATTAAAATTGTCCTTTATGGACTTACTTTGCCTAGGAATCTTCAGCTTAAATTTACCTTCTGAATTTCAAAGGTTTAGCTTTGTCTAAATTGTAAGAAGTGGTTTTACCGAGACTCAAAGGGTGATCTTACTAATAGTTACAAATAACTCGAGAATATTTGAATTCATGTTCTCTTTGAATTCACTGATTAATGAGTGACAGAATGTATATATGTTACAATCATCTGAAAGAAAACTCAGGAGATTAGTGAGAAGACATTCTACTtctaaaagaaagggaagaaaccaacAGCTGAATTTAAATTATCACTGGATGCAGCTACTACAAAGGTCTTCCTACTTCTTTACGCCCATAATTGGAGAACAATGGTCTCAATATAGGTGACTTGTTTAAGTGAACATGAATCTGGATTTTGAAACATAGTTAAGCACGAAAATAGCACAACTATTCCAcagtgaataaaagaaagaaaactttaaataataaataagaaaatgccaGGTATTGAAAAggatttgttaaaaatttatttgtactATTGTCCACACCTTTATTTTAGTCAGGAAGTAAGCTCCTAGTGGACAGGAAAGATGtatctgtaaattatttttacagcAACCTGACTCTAATATTCATGTAATAAATACTACTTGAAttaattcaatataaaataaatgacattcaCACACTCTTGAAAACATAACTGTTTTTTGACATGCCAAAGATACTTGCATTTAGGCAATTTGCATAAAAATGCCAGTGTAACTGTTTAttgaagtttcttaaaaataatagggTGTTGCCAATTCATAGAAAATATGCCATATTAATTTGGTGTTATTGACTCTTGtacacttcacttagtattagTGCTTGGTGGGGAGTGTTGGCAGTGGGCTCTTATTTAAATTATCAGAGTGACTAACTCATACAAAGCCTTGGGAAAACTGTGACTTTAGGGAGTAATAGATAAGAAAAGTGTAAAATAGTTCATTTGCCTATTTAAATGGTGCTGGCTTTATGCCAATATTGCTAAAATTGTATACAGGACATTTTCAGatcatttataaatgttatttgttggtttattttCAGATTATAATAGCAATGATAAACCATCGATTTTTAGTCTAACATATGCagataattttaaataagataaagataGCATTAGAAAACTTCAAGAACTATTATACTTGCATTTTAAGTTAGATATGCAAATTctagtaataataaaatgaaagggaGTATATTCATGACCTCTTTTAAGAGAAAACTGCTCTCTAATGTTAGAATTCCTTTCGGGTAGGTAATGATAAAGGAgatggatttcttttaaaatatgtcaaaaacaGTGAGTCAtgacagaacaaaaaaaaagcaaacctataATTCTACTTGAGAAGCTGGAAGCTCCCTTTGACAaagcattttttcccttaaattactACAGAGCCCACAAACATAATACAAGCTTCTGAAAAAGCATAATTTTCCAATTAAAGCATGCATTTCCCACATATTTAGAAAGTTTATCTTAGAAGAAAAAGGAGCTATTGTgctttcttatagttttctagtAGTATCTGTCAATACATGCAAGATAAGccatataaaatacacatatcatTCTGTTTCAAAAGGACATAGAAAATGATCTCTTTGTAAGCTACAGGTAGGCATTAATGTGTCAGGTTAGGGTGAATGTAAACTTAAAGGTAAAAATAGGGATGTAATACCTACTTTATATAAACATTAAGCATGCttttattatatgaaatatattttaaaatctgcatgGAGAAAACAAGGTCTTTTCAGTataagaaagttatttttttcaagaGCATTCTTCTTAATTAAGCTGCTCTAGTGCAGTTTAATATTTAAGAGAAGAAacattagagaaatcaaaatgtttatctgaagatttttaaataagtaagaaaacattgctatacTGAGGAGCACTTCCCAGCTAaactttccccccaccccatattGCTACATATGATTTTAAATGACTGCATCTATTTCTTTGAGAAAACAAACATAACTCATGTCATGAGATACACTTACCTAATCACTCTGGAGGttaaatggtggtggtgggggtcaTTGACTAATAGAAACTAAAAGATCAGGTATGTTTTAGAAAagcagtttctttttaattatccAAAGAATACATTTTCAGGCTTGAATTAAAGGCAATCCATTCTACCTCCCATTTCAAAACACAGTCAAGAAGCAGTCTCCCGCCCTTCCAGAGAGAAACACTGCAGACACACATAAGAAATATGCTTTGGATCTGTCTTCAGAATTCAAAGCAAGAAGCAATGCTGGTCCTATAGCAATCCAGACCCCAGTAGCAGAATCATGTTGAACTTATTTTTAGCCTTTTCCCAGATCCTTCTATGAAATTTCCCGGCTGATTACGCCTCCTCCACACATGAGTTCACTTACACAGTGTTTGATATGGCAGTAGAGGTGATTTGGCTAGGCTCTGAGGATCAAAATCAGCGACAGCATGCTGTAGCTTAAAACCCACTCCGCTGGCAATACCGTCAGCATCATCCACGATATGTTGCTTGAATCCCCTCTTAAACACCAGAAAATACTAACTGTGGACGTGAAGGAAAGGAGCAACTTTAGCTGGGTTTCTGCATCACTGAGAGCAGTTTGCAGACTGCTGATTTGGAGCTCATTCTGCCGGCAGCTGGGAATTCctcagcaccacggacagcgcCAACAACTGGCTTCTGAGCCGAGCTCGGTCGAAATCCGAGCTGCTCCTTTGGACCAGGCTAGAGCGTTCTCTAAGCAGTCGCACTTTATACAGTGGATGCATGCATTGGGAGGGGGAAAGGCATTTTACGTGCAAGATACTTACTTGCATTGAGACtacgatttttttttcttctcattttttattgtaattatacTTAATGCATTCTCCCATGGGCTTCAGAGATGAAAGTTCTGGAAGAGCCTAGCATTTAGACTTAAGCCATCTGCAGTCTCTGATTATTATTAACAGATAAAGTGTAATCATTGTTAAAGAATCTGTGAAAATGTATGCTCCCCAATTCTACTTGACCCTTTGCTTACAGAAAGACTTTCCCTGTGCTACATGATTAAACTTCAGGTCTTCCTGCAGtttagatttgatttttaaaaaaagtagccTGGTTCTCCTGCAGTTTGTTTTGTAACATTCAAAATCAATCTGTAATTCATCTAGTCTGTCATTAGGCGTCATTGTAAAGCTGTTTCTTCCAAACTGCTAGCAAAGATGCTCTGTCTCGAAATTCTtatcaaaaggagaaagaaaaagacccagacacaaataaatgagcagaaagtttttttttttattggtaacAGTAATGAGCACTAAAATATATGTCCAAAGCATGTTTTAAAGCAAATTGTAAATGTCACCTGCTGGCATATTTAACCAGATATTTACTGGTTTGGGACTATACAAGGCATTTTCAAGCCTTAAAGGGAATGCCCTCCACAGTGGGATATGCTGACCATCAAGACCACGTTCGAATGGTGCCGTCGGAGTCTCCAGAAAACAGAGTCTCTCCATCATGAGAAAATACGACCGTGTGAGCCTCACTCTCGTGGCCCATCAATTTGTGGATCTGCCCTGATTTAAGATCCAGTAAATGGATAACCCCATTGCCACTTGCTTGAGCTAAAACTTGACCTgacagaaagagggagggagggagaaagagggagagagaatgaatatcAAAGTTTTATTTCAAGCAGTCACAGTTTATAAGCAACAGAATATACAGTTTTGTTTCAACTGTAATTCAGATTCATTTTACGTTAGATGTCAGTCATTAAATATGAACTAACTCCTGGCTGTATAGGAAATAATTCCAGTTAAAATTAAGATATGCCAATGATtagattataaaatttttaaatgctctatCTACTTTATATGCAGAGGTCATCAAATGCCCTGCTAGTCTCCTTATATTTGGGATTAATAATTTTGAGAAGATGAGATTGAAAGCAATTAAGCAATGAAGCTTTCTTTTTTCAAGtgaattatttctgaaaaaaagtattaaaaaataggaTTCAAAATGTATCTAaggcaaagatatatatatacatatatacatgtatacatatatatacatacacatatatacatatatacacacagtgggtaatttataacttaaatttgtttattatacTTAAATTTGTTTAGTATACTAAATCACTACTTAGAactaataatatacatttatactttaaaaattgtggtactTATTAGCACAACAAATTGTTTTTGGAGttgaagtgaaaataaatacCTCCATATCAAAGATGTCTTAGGTTTTTTActctaatttaaaattcaaaattctgttAAACTAAAATTTTGTGTCATAAGAGAGCTAAATACTGCACAGAGTATTGTCATAATATTTATACCATATATTTGTGAGTTAATAATTTCCTTAAAGTGAAAAACATATCAGCAATCCCATTCtaactaatactttttttttttttttttttttttttttttgcggtacgcgggcctctcactgctgtggcctctcctgttacagagcacaggttccggacgcgcaggctcagcggccatggctcacgggcccagccactctgcggcatgtgggaatctttccggaccggggcatgaacccgcgtcccctgcatcggcaggtggcctctcaaccactgcgccaccagggaagcccaatacttttTATTAAAGAAGTCCAGCAGCAAACTATCAGGGAATTTGGAGGTaagtaaaaacaacagaatatgtCTACATAAGTATGTGGGTTAAATAAATGACTTTAGTACTGTCACTGGGATTATCTAATCATACTTAGAAGGCATATAATATTATCATTCCAGTAATgccatttaaaattcattaaactcTTTCAACACGTTAGATACTGGATTTAGTACCTAACATATATATTGATGATTCCATATAATCCTTACAATATctaatgataaagaaaataatattaactcCATTATATAGGTGAAGAAAGCGAATCCTGgaaaggctaagtaacttgcttaagatgACACCCTAGATACGGAGGGAGCTAGCATTTAATCACAAACACTTTGAATCCAGAGCCTGGGgttttagtcatttttttccaCATCCAGCACAGCATTTTTATCAGTGATGCCTTCTTGACAGATGTTAAGTAGGtgatatattgttaaaatagaatttttccgttccataataaaaattcaataataatatTGCCATAAAAGTCACAGTCAAATATTTAATCAAGAATTATAACCCAAATTGACATGAATATCTCTAAAACAGAGAAAAGTTATAAAAGTAAAGTTAATCATGATAAATATGGCCTATTTGCAAACCTTTATATCTACTGAGCTTCTTCATTTAGAACAAAGCCTGACACAGCAAAGATTCTTAGGATGGATTAGAGTGTCCAAAGTAGCAGAtgtgaatatttattataaagcCCCTTCTACTAAGTCTTTGCCGACAGAGGCATTACATGTGGATTACACTTCCAGCCACACATTGTAGGCAATTGTTGTTTGTGACTTTCCTAAGaatgaaataacttttttcttgtaTTCTTCACACAACAACTAGGAAGGTGGTaaatatcattttctatttttgaaaacaaaaccaaacagaatCAAAgcctgtaaagaaaaaggaaagaatttagcTTTTAAACCATTATCTTTTGTTGGAGTCAaatctgtaaaagttttaattggaAGTATTTATGAAAGTCCTCTGTAATTCCTGAAAGCTTGTTCAATAAAATAGAGAAGATGATAACATTGGAATTTAATGATAGGGATTATATAATTCAGCAGCACCGTGCCTCAGGTATCTAAAAAATGTGTCTTTGTTAGAACAGATTTGAGTCAGCAAGTTTATGGTGAGGTTTTCAGGTTTACTTGAACTCATTTTCAAAAGGCTgtaagattgtgtgtgtgtatatatatatataaaatcatgttcaTCTCTAAATATTGGATTATTACATGGCATATAATGTCTGACCCCAAAATTAGTTTTACTAGGATCTGAGATGCTGAACTCTTTCTAGGTTAGaagattttcaaaattacttACCAGGATGTGTCAGTTACTACATTAGTATCTGTtggtgtgagagacagagaggtggcactctcaaaagaaaaaaatcacagtatgACTATTGGTGACATCTCTACAAAGCAGAGTATTAAGAGACATGTGCATAGTTATCTTTCTATATATCCTGATGATTGGCAATAAAAAGTAAACTACAATATGAATCATTTGTCATACCAATGTCACAGTCTTAATGACAAATTTCGGAAGAATAGAAGATGTACCTACATCAAACTTGGTCAATGGAATTAAAATATGGTagacatgaaattttaaatagtacTATGAGGATTTATGAAAACTTGTACCAACAATGTTCATGTTAAAGTGAATAAGCCtctttcaaaatagaaatataatttattttttatttcacattttaaaattttataacattttaataaaatattaaaccattataacattttaataaaattttgtctCCTAACATGCAATTCCTGAatagattatttaaaatgtcatttagcatggtattttaagaataattacTAAATTATAAATGCACATATTCCACAAATATCACATGgatttaaagtatattattaaaaaacataGAATAATATAGTTTGCCaacactgatttaaaaataaaatagccaaatTGGTTCataaaggtatttaaaaatataaatatctcaaCATGTATTAAGCAAAAAAGaagcaagtctttttttttttttgcagtacgcgggcctctcactgttgtggcctctcctgttgcggagcataggctccggacgcgcaggctcagtggccatggctcacaggcccagccgctccatggcatgtgggatcttcccggaccggggcacgaacccgtgccccctgcatcggcaggcggactctcaaccactgcgccaccagggaagcccaaagtaagTCATTTTTTATATAACATCTAAGTTATCAGGATTCCCAAACTTTTACAGAATGGGAAGAAAGTAGGCAGTCTGGGGAGAAGAttgatataattttataactGCTATTCTTTTATATAAATCAGTAAATATCAACAATGAGTGATTATAACTGTCTTGATCCACACATCTCTGAAAAACTTAATACTTGTTTTTATCCATCAAGACTTCAGAATAATTTCTTGTTGCTTAAATCAGTATCTTGTTTGTTGACCAATGAGTTTGAATGAGGATAACATGTATTACTATCCATTTTACTCTATTGGATTAATTTGCTAACTTCTTTTGGCTAAAGAAGATAAGCACTAAATTTCACCTTCACTCAAAGTATTGCTCTGCTATTGGATGAGTGaacaaacctttaaaaattagtgTTTCACTCAAATTTTAGTTCTAAATTAACTTATAATTTACTTAACATAATAGAGCTTCTTTATactctgttttaaaaagtaattttttgaaaaatgtaggTTTAATAATATCTTGAGCAAAGCAGTCTCAATTGGATTTGGTATAAAACTTGAATGTTTGAATCTCTTGaagtttataaaatgaattaaccCATGGAGATTGAGTGGTAACATTTTATCTGGGTATATGTAATCATTTTGGATGAACCAACAAAAACTGGAAACTCATTGTATTCTAACAAACTGTGCAAATAAAATATTGGCACTTTTTCAaactaaagaatttaaaattaattttagataaCTTACATGTGTGAAAATTCAATTTGAGAGTATACACCTAAAATACCCAGGAGTACCTGAATCTTTTAACACTTACCTCCTAACCTAGACAAATCCTTAAGTTTAGGAATTCTGCATATTACCTACTACTGAAATATTTTTGACACTAACTATGAAACTTGACATAATCAGTAATGAGTACATGCTTGTTGCAGGAGGAGTTGTGGTATGATATAAATAGTAgtataatattgatttttttttaaaagaaaggatatGAGTTTCTTTGTCTTTCAGATCTACTAGAATGAGTTCACAGTAGCCAtcgtttattgagcatctagaGCTCCACTGGGTACCTCACATGTTCTGCACTCAATCCTAACAGGTAGATATTCTCCCTTTTTAGCTAATGAAGAAAGAGACTCAGAGAAGgtcaagctgggatttgaattgaaatatttattattcaaaaaGTCTTGCTCCTTTTACtggctttaaaatttctttcataaattaCAACTCAGATAAGTGTGACACTTGGGGCTTCTCTTTGAGTGCCACTGAATTTCCAAAGTAAACAGGCTCAAATTTAATGCTCATATTAACACTGAAGAAAAGAATTATGGGATTGATTTTACGACTTTGTGAAACTCTGAAACTAAAACATCCATGGGCTTCACATatcaattaattcttttttaatttaatttttattttatattggagtatagttgatttacaatgttgtattgtttcaggtgtacagctaagtgatttaattatgcatatacatatatccattctttttcagattattttcccatataggttattacagaatactgagtaaacttccctgtgctatacagtaggtccttgttgattatctattttatatatagtagtgtgtaacgttaatccaaaactcctaatttatccctcccccgccttttcccctttgttaaccatatttgttttcaaagtctgtctgtttctgttttgtgaggaagttcatttgtatcattttcttctttagattccatatataagtgatatcatatgatatttggctttctctgtctgacttacttcacttagtgtgataatctctaggtccatccatgttgctgaaaatggcattatttcatttttttatggctgagtaatgttccattgtatatatgtaacacatcttctttatccattcctctgttgatggacatctaggttgcttctatgtcctggctattgtaaatagtgctgcaatgaacactggggtacatgtatcttttagaatgatggtttttctctggatatatgcccagaagtgggactgctggattatatggtagttcttagttttttaaggaacctccatactgttctccatagtggttgtaccaatttacattcccaccaaaagtgtaggagggttgccttttctccataccctctccagcatttatatttgtaggctttttgatgatggccatcctgactggtgtgaggcgatacctcattgacattttgatttgcatttctaataattagtgatgttgagcatcttttcatgtgctttttggccatctgtatgcttctttggagaagtgtctatttagatcttctgcccattttttggatactgagctgcatgagctgtctgtacattttggagattaatcccttgttggtcattttgtttgcaaatattgatattttttcgcacattctgtgggttgtcttttcactttgtttatagtttcctttgctgtgcaaaagcttttacactTAATCAggttccattggtttatttttgtttttattttcattaccctaaGTGGTGAATCCAAAAagtattgctgcaatttatgtcaaagagtgttctccctatgttttcctctaagagctttatagtatccagtcttacatttaggtctttaatccattttgagtttatttttgtgtattgtgttagataatattctaatttcattcttttatatgtatctatccagttttcccatcaccacttattgaagagactcttttttccattgtatattcttgcctcctttgtcatagattaggtggccataggtgtgtggttttatctctgggctttctgtcgtGTTCCATTgagttatatttctgtttttgtgccagtaccatactgtcttgattactgtagctttgtagtatagtctgaagtcagggcatttgattcctccagctctgttttcctttctcaagattgct
Proteins encoded in this region:
- the VWC2L gene encoding von Willebrand factor C domain-containing protein 2-like: MALHIHEACILLLVIPRLVTSAAISHEDYPADEGDQTSSNDNLIFDDYRGKGCVDDSGFVYKLGERFFPGHSNCPCVCALDGPVCDQPECPKIHPKCTKVEHNGCCPECKEVKNSCEYHGKNYKILEEFKPSPCEWCRCEPSNEVHCVVADCAVPECVNPVYEPEQCCPVCKNGPNCFAGTTIIPAGIEVKVDECNICHCHNGDWWKPAQCSKRECQGKQTV